From the Marinobacter sp. es.048 genome, the window TTGGCTTCCGCCTGGTCGGTTTCCGGCAGCAACAGGGTGAATTCCTCGCCACCCCAACGGGCCAGGAGGTCGCCCTTGCGACGGGAGCGATCAAGCTCGGCGGCTATGTTCTTCAATACCCTGTCACCCGCAGCATGGCCATATTGATCATTGATGTTCTTGAAGTGGTCAATATCGATCACAACCACGCAGATGTTCCTGTTCTTGCGCGAGACCAGACTCCACAGCGATTCGGCGACCGGCAGAAAGCCGCGGCGATTGTTCAGGCCGGTCAGCGGATCAATCCGGGCGTTTCGCTCCGCTGTCATCCGGGCCTGTTCGTTTCGTCGAACCAGATCGGCCAGCGCCAGCGCCAACAGCATGGCATCCAACACCATGCCGATGTCCACGGCGTAGTAACCAGGCTGGGTGTAAGGAATAACGCCGGATACCGTCAGGGCGGAAATCGAAGCGCCGACGACAGAGGCCAGTGTGCCCAGCAGGAAATAGCGGGCGGCCTGATTGCCACTCAGCCAGCTCGATACGCCCATGTAGAGCATCAGTGCACTGAACACCGGTACAACCAGAAATGCCAGTCTCAGCGCCGGGCCCTGCTCGTTCAAGGCGATGCAGGTCGTAACGAGCGCGAAATAGGCCCCGAAAAAGATCTGGATGGCTCGGTGGAGTCGCGGCTGGTGGCGTTTGGTATTCAGGAAATTCGTCGCAAATGCCAGGCCGGCGCTTGCGAAACACAGCATCAGCAGGGGCGGGGCCCACTGTTGCCAAGCCACCGCGTTGGGCCAGAGCAGTGCCATCCCGATGCCGCTGTAGGATGCCGTCATGGCAAGATAACTGCCCATGTAGAGCGAATAGAACAGATAACGCCGCTGCCGAAGGCCGGCGAACAGCATCAGGTTATAGGCTGATAGTGCAAACATGGCCCCGTAGACGAAGCTGTAGAACGCAGTCTCGGAGTGTTCTCGACCATGGCTGGTGGTTATGCTGGAAAAATACAGTGGCACCAGCATGGGGTCGGCTGTCTGGATCCGCAGTAACAGACGTGTCTTGCCGGGCGGAAACGGGTAATCGGCACTGGGTATGCGTTTGGCGAGGGAGCGTTCATCCAGCGGAATCTGATCACCGCTGACAAAGTGCTGTGGGGGCCGGTCTTCGGTCAGCAGAAAGAAGTCGACCCGCTCCAGCCAGCCTGTTCTGACGGACACGCGCCGCAAAATGAGCTCTTCGGTCGGATTGAGGACATCCGCCGCCAGCCAGATCGCACCGGAATTGATGCCATTGACCAAAACGCTGGTTTGGGGGCGGGTCAGAACAGTGGGATTGCGGCCAATCAGGGACTGAACCTGCTCAACAGACAGCCTGTCGCCCTGTTCAGCGAGAAACGCCACCCGGTCGGTTACGGCGCCCGGGTAATCAGATTGCGCGTCAATGACTGGCACTGAACCATAGTCGTCTGCCGATTCGGCAGCAGCAGACGTTGTCAGGTTCAGAAGGATCAGCACGCAGAGCAGGGGCCAATAGTGTGGCACCAATTTTCATATTCCTTTATTTGGTTTTGCCTAGACTATCGGCAAACCTGCTCCGTGTCATATCCCACTTCAGGCTGAGCGCACCGCCACCCGCGTGCCATTAAACGCCGCATTGCCGGTCAGTGTGTCAATGCGCTGCGAATCGGTGACGTCGTTCATGCTCACCCCGGGCTGCGACTCCGCGATGGTCATTCCGGTGTTGTCCCGGTTGTGGCCCCAGCCCTGCGGCATGCTGATCACGCCCTCGAACATGTCGTCGTCGATTTCGACCGGCAGCTGGATACTGCCGGTGACCGAACGGACGGTTGCCAACTGTCCTTCTTCGAGCCCGAGTTTGCGGGCATCTGACCCGTTCATCTGCAAAGTGCATGGGTTCTTGCCTTTTACCAGTCGGTGGGAATTCTGGGTCCAGGTGTTGTGGCTGCGGGGGAGGCGGCGGCTGATCAGGGTAAACGGATAGTCGCTGTCCTCATCTGCCTGCAACAGACCCGAGGCATCCAGGCGTTTCAGATCGTCCAGATACAGCTCGGGGGCAATCCGGATCTTGCCGTCTTCGGTCTGGATACGCTGCTCCAGGCATGGCTGTAGCGGTCCCAGATCCACGCCATGAGGGCTGGCTTTCAGGGCCTCCAGGCTCATGCCCTGCTTGCCGTAGGCGCCGTGCTTCAGGCCGAGATCCAGCATCGCCTCCGGAGTTACACCGTCGTCCTCCAGGCCGGTCAGCCGCAGGGCCAGATCCCGGAGGATCTCCCAGTCGTGTTTCTGGTTTGGCGCTTTCTCGAACATCGGTTCCGAGAACTTGGCGGTGTTGCGCACGGCAAAGGAGTTGAAGAACACGTCAAAGTGGGGCACTTCCAGGCCGGTGGTGGCCGGCAGGATGAGGTCGGCATGGCGGGTGGTTTCGTTCAGGTAGATATCCACCGACACCATGAAATCCAGAGAATCAAACGCTTCTTCCAGTCGGGCTCCACCGGGCGCCGAGAGCACGGGGTTGCCGGCGACAGTAATCATCGCGCGGATCTGGCCCTCGCCCGGGGTCAGGATCTCATCGGCCAGGGTGGCCACCGGGAACTCGTTGTTGAAGTAGGGGAGTTTTCTCACCCGGGACTCATAGCGGCCATAGGAGCTGGGTTTGCCTTTTTTGTCCCGAACCAGGTCAAAGGCTGGCTGGGGGAACATGGCGCCGCCGCGGCTATCGAAGTTGCCGGTGAGAATGTTCAGCACATTGTTCAGCCACTGGCAGAGACCGCCGAAAGATTGGGTTGAGGCCCCCATACGGCTGTAGCAAACGGCGCTTTTCGCGGCCGCCATATCCCTTGCCAGCTCTCGAATGGCGTCGGCGCTCATACCGCAGGCTTCCGCCACGGTTTCAGGTGAGTAGGGTTTTACGGCCTCGGCCAGTGGCCCCAGC encodes:
- a CDS encoding sensor domain-containing diguanylate cyclase, which gives rise to MPHYWPLLCVLILLNLTTSAAAESADDYGSVPVIDAQSDYPGAVTDRVAFLAEQGDRLSVEQVQSLIGRNPTVLTRPQTSVLVNGINSGAIWLAADVLNPTEELILRRVSVRTGWLERVDFFLLTEDRPPQHFVSGDQIPLDERSLAKRIPSADYPFPPGKTRLLLRIQTADPMLVPLYFSSITTSHGREHSETAFYSFVYGAMFALSAYNLMLFAGLRQRRYLFYSLYMGSYLAMTASYSGIGMALLWPNAVAWQQWAPPLLMLCFASAGLAFATNFLNTKRHQPRLHRAIQIFFGAYFALVTTCIALNEQGPALRLAFLVVPVFSALMLYMGVSSWLSGNQAARYFLLGTLASVVGASISALTVSGVIPYTQPGYYAVDIGMVLDAMLLALALADLVRRNEQARMTAERNARIDPLTGLNNRRGFLPVAESLWSLVSRKNRNICVVVIDIDHFKNINDQYGHAAGDRVLKNIAAELDRSRRKGDLLARWGGEEFTLLLPETDQAEAKKVAERFRHNIEQLVIPDRGKLIRCTISVGVASPHSEHVSLDHAIATADHNLYQAKVQGRNQVCIGSTSDEPEKDLPSAEKIR
- a CDS encoding molybdopterin-dependent oxidoreductase encodes the protein MTDTQTHYRTCNICEAMCGLEIKHQGDEILSIKGDNNDPFSHGHICPKAVALQDFYNDKDRLKTPMRRTADGWQEITWDEAFDEIASRFRGTQQEYGQDAVGVYLGNPNAHNFGNAIMLPRFFKALGTNNRYSSASADQLPHHVASNYMLGAGMLIPVPDIDHTDFMLIIGANPIVSNGSLMTAPGVGKRLKAIQQRGGKVVVVDPRRTETAKKADQHLFIRPETDALFMLSLVHTLFEEQLVTLGHLEDRIDGLGPLAEAVKPYSPETVAEACGMSADAIRELARDMAAAKSAVCYSRMGASTQSFGGLCQWLNNVLNILTGNFDSRGGAMFPQPAFDLVRDKKGKPSSYGRYESRVRKLPYFNNEFPVATLADEILTPGEGQIRAMITVAGNPVLSAPGGARLEEAFDSLDFMVSVDIYLNETTRHADLILPATTGLEVPHFDVFFNSFAVRNTAKFSEPMFEKAPNQKHDWEILRDLALRLTGLEDDGVTPEAMLDLGLKHGAYGKQGMSLEALKASPHGVDLGPLQPCLEQRIQTEDGKIRIAPELYLDDLKRLDASGLLQADEDSDYPFTLISRRLPRSHNTWTQNSHRLVKGKNPCTLQMNGSDARKLGLEEGQLATVRSVTGSIQLPVEIDDDMFEGVISMPQGWGHNRDNTGMTIAESQPGVSMNDVTDSQRIDTLTGNAAFNGTRVAVRSA